A window of Oncorhynchus kisutch isolate 150728-3 linkage group LG10, Okis_V2, whole genome shotgun sequence contains these coding sequences:
- the LOC109893498 gene encoding ATP-dependent RNA helicase DDX39A, with amino-acid sequence MAENDAENELLDYEEDEEPQGAPETTAPAGKKEVKGSYVSIHSSGFRDFLLKPELLRAIVDCGFEHPSEVQHECIPQAILGMDILCQAKSGMGKTAVFVLATLQQIEPVDGQVSVLVMCHTRELAFQISKEYERFSKYMPTVKAAVFFGGLSIKKDEDVLKKNCPHIVVGTPGRILALIRNKTLNLKNVKHFVLDECDKMLEQLDMRRDVQDIFRLTPHEKQCMMFSATLSKEIRPVCRKFMQDPMEVFVDDETKLTLHGLQQYYCKLKDSEKNRKLFDLLDVLEFNQVVIFVKSVQRCVALSQLLVEQNFPAIAIHRGMAQEERLSRYQQFKDFQRRILVATNLFGRGMDIERVNIVFNYDMPEDSDTYLHRVARAGRFGTKGLAVTFVSDETDAKTLNDVQDRFEVNVAELPEEIDISTYIEQSR; translated from the exons ATGGCTGAGAATGACGCTGAGAATGAGCTGCTGGACTATGAAGAGGACGAGGAGCCCCAGGGAGCCCCAGAGACCACTGCTCCAGCAGGCAAGAAGGAGGTGAAGGGCTCCTATGTCTCCATCCACAGCTCTGGCTTCAGAGACTTCCTACTCAAACCAGAGCTGCTCCGCGCGATTGTCGACTGTGGCTTTGAGCATCCGTCTGAAG TTCAACATGAGTGCATCCCTCAGGCCATCCTGGGCATGGACATCCTGTGCCAGGCTAAGTCTGGTATGGGCAAGACGGCAGTGTTTGTTCTTGCCACACTACAGCAGATCGAGCCTGTGGATGGACAG GTGTCAGTTCTCGTAATGTGCCACACACGAGAGCTGGCCTTCCAGATCAGCAAAGAGTACGAGCGCTTCTCCAAGTACATGCCCACAGTCAAGGCAGCCGTGTTCTTTGGGGGCCTGTCTATCAAGAAGGATGAGGATGTGCTGAAGAAGAACTGCCCTCACATTGTGGTGGGAACCCCTGGCAGAATCCTGGCCCTCATCCGCAACAAGACCCTCAACCTAAAGAACGTCAAGCACTTTGTCCTGGATGAGTGTGACAAGATGCTGGAGCAGTTGG ACATGAGGCGTGACGTACAGGACATCTTCAGGCTAACACCACATGAGAAGCAGTGCATGATGTTCAGCGCCACCCTCAGCAAGGAGATTCGACCGGTCTGCCGCAAGTTCATGCAGGAT CCCATGGAGGTGTTTGTAGATGATGAAACCAAGCTGACGCTGCACGGTCTGCAGCAGTACTACTGCAAGCTGAAGGACAGCGAGAAGAACCGCAAGCTCTTTGACCTACTTGATGTGCTGGAGTTCAACCAG GTGGTGATCTTTGTCAAGTCAGTGCAGCGCTGTGTGGCCCTTTCTCAGCTACTGGTGGAACAGAACTTCCCTGCCATTGCCATCCACAGGGGCATGGCTCAGGAGGAGAG GCTGTCCCGGTACCAGCAGTTCAAGGACTTCCAAAGGCGGATCTTGGTGGCCACCAACCTGTTTGGCCGAGGGATGGATATCGAGCGGGTCAATATTGTCTTCAATTACGACATGCCTGAGGACTCAGACACATACTTACACAGG GTGGCCCGTGCTGGGCGGTTTGGAACCAAGGGTCTGGCTGTGACCTTTGTGTCAGACGAGACAGATGCCAAGACTTTGAATGACGTGCAGGACCGCTTTGAGGTCAATGTGGCTGAGCTGCCAGAAGAGATCGACATTTCCACTTACA TTGAGCAGTCCAGATGA
- the LOC109893500 gene encoding CCN family member 1, which translates to MRTLILPVLLQMTTIALVSAGCPVMCECPIGPPSCLPGVSSLPDGCGCCKVCAAQLNQNCHDSHPCDHHKGLECNYGNDVGHTHGICRAKLEGRPCEYNGRIYQNGENFQAGCKHQCTCIDGAVGCVPLCPSHVPLASPSCPAPRLVKVPGQCCLSIDCHKGSSVVPPVQRHPLPPAYLPFPFMPYPAYPYKPYHYKPKDTMGNELVEVEKKWDKLRGHKHLAAWRQFGGQCVVQTTSWSQCSRSCGMAVSSRVTNDNAQCKLVKETRLCNIRPCSSMSIPVKKGRKCSRTHKAPEPLRLSYAGCRSTRLYRPNYCGVCVDGRCCSPRHTRTASVTFACPDGERFDHSVMFVQSCKCSDKCSHLNEAALPPQQWLYGDTHKFTD; encoded by the exons ATGAGGACGTTAATATTGCCTGTTCTATTACAAATGACGACTATTGCCTTG GTGAGTGCTGGCTGCCCTGTGATGTGTGAGTGCCCGATTGGCCCCCCCTCCTGTCTCCCGGGGGTCAGCTCTCTACCTGACGGTTGTGGCTGCTGCAAGGTGTGTGCTGCCCAGCTCAACCAGAACTGCCACGACTCACACCCCTGTGACCACCACAAGGGGCTGGAGTGTAACTATGGCAATGACGTGGGCCACACTCATGGCATCTGCAGGG CGAAGCTCGAGGGTCGCCCCTGCGAATACAACGGACGGATCTACCAGAACGGGGAGAATTTCCAGGCTGGCTGCAAGCACCAGTGTACGTGCATTGACGGGGCGGTGGGCTGCGTGCCCCTGTGCCCCAGCCACGTGCCCCTGGCTTCGCCATCCTGCCCTGCCCCGCGCCTGGTCAAGGTGCCTGGGCAGTGCTGTCTCAGTATCGACTGCCACAAGGGCTCATCCGTTGTACCCCCAGTACAACGGCACCCACTGCCTCCAGCCTACCTGCCTTTCCCCTTCATGCCCTACCCTGCCTACCCCTACAAACCATACCACTACAAACCCAAGGATACCATGGGAAACGAGCTGGTGGAGGTAGAGAAGAAGTGGGACAAGCTGCGCGGGCACAAGCACCTGGCGG cATGGAGGCAGTTTGGAGGGCAGTGTGTGGTCCAGACCACGAGCTGGTCCCAATGCTCACGCAGCTGTGGGATGGCCGTGTCCTCTCGTGTCACCAATGACAACGCCCAGTGTAAGCTAGTGAAGGAGACGCGTCTGTGCAACATCCGGCCCTGCAGCTCCATGTCCATCCCCGTcaag AAAGGGAGGAAGTGCTCCCGTACCCACAAGGCCCCAGAGCCCCTGCGTCTGTCCTATGCTGGCTGCCGCAGCACGCGTCTCTACCGGCCCAACTACTGCGGCGTATGTGTGGACGGCCGCTGCTGCTCGCCCAGACACACACGCACCGCCTCCGTGACCTTTGCCTGCCCTGATGGTGAGCGCTTCGACCACTCCGTCATGTTTGTGCAGTCCTGCAAGTGCAGTGATAAGTGCAGTCATCTGAACGAGGCTGCCCTCCCACCCCAGCAGTGGCTCTACGGAGACACACACAAGTTCACTGACTAG